Genomic window (Dictyoglomus thermophilum H-6-12):
ATACTTAGGATAACAGCTCTTCGGACTTTTTGAATAGTCTTTTCCAGAATAACCTATTTATAGTAACCACTATTAAAGCCATAACTAGGGTACTTGCTGCAAGAAGTGAATTATTCCCCTTGCTTGATGCTTCAGTAATAAGAGCTCCAAGTCCTTTTATTTTATAGATTTGGTTATGAAATTCTATATATTCAGAAACTATACTTGCGTTAAATGCTCCTCCCATAGCAGTAATACCGCCTGTCACAAGAAATGGTAGAATAGAGGGAATAATAAGTATTTTCCACTTGTCAATTTTACTTAATTTTAATAGTTCACTTACTTCAATAAGATCATTAGGAATAGACATTCCTCCTGCGATGATGTTAAATAGTAAATACCATTGAGTACCCAAAAGCATTAGTACAATACTTGCTATATTTAATCCTCCAGGAAGATTTATCAGATACATGACTATTACTGGAAAGATAGCGGTTGCAGGTACCGAGGCCACTATTTGTACAATTGGTTGTATTACCTTTGAGAGTTTAGGATTCATACCTATTCTTACTCCCAATGGGAGAGTCCAGGATAGTGCAATTAGCACTGCAGTTGTAACTCTAAGTAGAGTAAGGAATGCTGAGTAGATTATATCCTTCCACATGTTTAATGGTAAGTTTATAATTAATTTTAGAAGTCCAATAAATCCTCTTAATACAAGAAAGATTAAGATGGTGGACACAATGAGGTTTAATAGTTTTGAAATTTTAGATGTTTTTATTTCTTGTTTTTCTTTCTTATCGTAATAAGAGATAAATAAAATTTCTAACCTTTCTCTTAAAGGTAAGATAATCTTTTTATAGAGGAGGTCAAAAATACGTGATCTTCTATACCATAAAAGTACTTTTGATTCATAGTATTCTTCTGCCTGAACATATTCTACCTTAAATTTTTGACTCCAAGAAAGGAGAGGTCTCCAAACTAATTGATCAAGAAGAATTATCACAGTAATCAAAGCAAAAAGGCCATAAAATATTTTCAAAAGATCACCCTTTAAAGCGGCAAAGGACAGGTAAGAACCAAGTCCTGGTAGGACGAAATTTTGATTTGTCAGGGTAAACATCTCACATGCCATAAGGAAGAACCAACCTCCAGCCCAAGACATCATACTATTCCAAATTAATCCGATAGCAGAGTAGGGAAGTTCTAGATACCAAAATCTTTGCCATGGGTTTAATTTGAATAATTGGGCTGCTTCTTTTAAATCTCTTGGGATAGAGATTAAAGATTGGTAAAAACTAAATACCATGTTCCATACCTGTCCTGTGAAAATAAGAATTATGGAGGTAATTTCAAGGCCTAATTTTGATCCTGGAAACATAGAAATAACTGCCATGAATACTGGGGGAAGGAAGGAAAGTACAGGAATTGATTGAAGTATGTCTAGTAGTGGTATAAGAATTTTTTCAAGACTTTTTTTGTAAGCAGCAGTATAGGCATAAACGATGGTAAATATTAATGAAATAAAATATGCAAGAATCATTCTTAAAAGAGAGAAAAGAGAATAAAGAGGAAGCTTTTGAGGGGATAAATCTAAACTAATTACCTCGGTGGGCTTTGAATATATGGTATTGAGGGAAGATATAGCGTAAATAATACTCCCTATAAATAGGAGTATTATTATATCTCCTAAAGAAAATCGTCTGTATCTTGTTGGAGACCAGATTACCCTGGACATTTTCTCTGGCCTCCTTTATATAAGGGAGAGAGTTTTCTTTTCTCCATGATAACTTTTCTCCTTTCTTTTTGTTTTTGTAGAAAATTAATGGGCGTCTCGGGATGGTATCCTCACTGCTACTCATAAAGCTTTTATCTCTCCCTCCCTTCTTTTTTAAGATTCTTTGTTTTTTGTTATAGCACTGTAAGAGCTTAGCGTCAATTAGAATTGAAAAAAATTAAATTAAAATGATATGATAATCGTAAAAATTAACACCTTTTAGTAGGAGGATATTGGAGCAAAAATGGGTAAGTTGTATGTAAGTTTTATATGGCATATGCATCAACCATATTATAAAGACACTTCTAAAAGTTTATCCATATTCCCTTGGGTTAGATTTCACGGTATTAAGAACTATTACAATATGGTTTCCATACTGAAAGATTTTCCAAAGATAAAGCAGACGTTTAATTTTGTTCCATCCTTACTTTTACAAATACAAGAATACTTGGACAGAAGAACTACAGATTTGTGGTTAGAGAAATCTCTTAAAAAAGCCTCTGAGTTAAATATGGAGGATAAGAAATTTATTTTAGATAACTTTTTCCTCCTTAATAAGGAGAAGATGGGGTTTATATTTCCAAGATTTAAAGAGTTATACTACAAAAAGTTGAATAACGAAGAATACACAGTTCAGGATTTTTTGGATTTACAAGTTTTATATAATCTTGCTTGGTTTGATCCTGATTTGAGAAAGAAAGATTCTTTCTTAATTTATTTGGTAGAAAAAGGCAAAAATTTTACTGAAGAGGAAAAATTAAAAGTTATAGAAAAGCAGTTTGAAATCCTAAGAGGACTTTTTTCTCTTTATAGATCGATGCAGGATTCTGGACAAATAGAAGTGATTTTTTCTCCCTTTTTTCATCCTATAATGCCTCTTTTGATAGACACAAAGAGTGCCAAAGTATCTACGCCTGAGCTTCCTCTTCCTTTTGACTATTTTTCTTTTAAGGAAGATGCAGAAAAGCAGCTTTTCCTTGGAAAAGAATATTATAGAAAGTTATTTGATAAAGATCCTTTAGGTATATGGCCTTCAGAGCAAGCTGTAAGTCCTGAATTTGTAGAAATGGTCTCAGAGTTTAATATTAAATGGTTTGTTTCAGACGAAAGGATTCTTTTTAAAAGTTTGGGAGAAGATTTCTTACGGGATAATGAGGAGTTCATAAATAAGCCAGAAATCCTTTATAAACCTTATAGAATAAATTTGAATGGAAAAGAAGTCTATGCAGTTTTTAGAGATCAGGTTCTGTCAGACAGAATTGGATTTGTCTATATGAATTATCCTCCTGAAGATGGGGCTAAGGATCTATATTATCGTCTTTTAAAAATAAAAAATAGTCTACCTCAAAATTCAGATTTTCTTGTAACTATTGCTTTAGATGGTGAAAATTGTTGGGAGTATTACGATAATGATGGGCGAGATTTCTTAAGAAACCTATATACTTTACTTTCTGATTCTAAAGAGCTTGAGACAATAACGGTAAAAGATTTTATTGAGAAAACAAAAAATTTTGGAGAACTTAATAATATTTTTACTGGATCCTGGATAAATGCTGATCTTACTACTTGGATTGGAGAGATAGAGGAGAATCTTGCATGGGAATATCTAACCATTACAAGGAAGTTTGTAGAGAAGAAGAAAGATCGGGTAGATTGGATAAGCCTTATGGCGGCAGAAGGAAGTGACTGGTTTTGGTGGTATGGAGATGATCAAGAATCAGGATATGACGAGATTTTCGATGAAATTTTTAGGTCTCATCTTAAAAATGTTTATAGATCTATTAATAAAGCTTATCCTTCTTTCCTTGACTTCCCTATTGTTTTTAGAAATCCGTTATGGAGAAGTAGGAGATCTTTAATTTTTACTCCTAAGATCGATGGGATAATTACCTCTAAAGATGAGTGGGTTTTGTCGTCCTTAAATTTGTTAGAAGAGAAGAAAAGTGAATTTATAACAGGAATTTATTATGGTTATGACTTAAGCAACTTATATATGAGAATTGACTTAATGGATAAGGCAGAAAAATATTTTAATGATGATTATTTTATAGTTATCAACTTTTACTCAAGAAACAAAGGTAGCTGTAAATATAGATTAGATTTAAGAAATGAGCTTTGTGGGGATAATATTTCATTGAAGATAAAAGATATAGTTGAGGTTAGTATTCCTTGGGATAAATTCACAGGGTTTGATAGGAATTCAACGATCCATTTTAAGGTTGATTTGTGTAAAAATACAGAGATGGTAGAAAGTCTTGAGGATACAGAGAATTTTTGGTTTGAGATTCCTAATTTAATGGATGAAATTATTACAAAACTATTTCTTTTTGGGGATCCTTCTCGAAAGGTCGAACTTTCGACGATGCTTATTTCTAGGAAAAAAGTTTATAATCTTTATTCTAAAGTAAGTATATTGCAAGATTCTCTTAAAAAAGATTTTGTAAAAATAGAAAATAAGGGTGAAATCATAGAAGTTACCAAACATATTTCTCTAAGAGAGCTTTTATTCTTAATCCAGTGTGTCAGAGATTTGAAGGTTTTTGGAATTTTAGACAAATATGTATGTGCTCCTGTGGGTAGAGTCAGCAAGACAGAAGGAATATATGTGATAGAACCAAAAGTTTTTGTACATGATTTTCTTAAAAAGTATATTGAGAAGGAAAAATTGGAAGTTCCTATTGAGATGGATAAACTGGGAAGGATAGAGATATATGGATTATGAATCTAAATATTTTAAATGGTTAGGGTATGAGGAAACAGTAAGGCTTCAAAAAGAAATAAGTGAGAAAATAATTAAAGAAGATGCATTTAAGAACTTGAGATATGTAGGAGGAGTAGATACTTCTTCTATTGAAGATAAAATAGCAGGAGTAATTGTTGTTTTAGAATTCAATACTTTGGAGGTTCTTGAGGTTTCTATAGAGATTTCTCAAGTTAATTTTCCTTATATTCCAGGTTTTTTAAGTTTTAGAGAGGGACCAATAATCTTAAAAGCATGGGAGAATTTAAAAATCAAACCTGATCTTCTCATCTTTGATGGACAAGGAATTGCTCATCCAAGAAGATTAGGAATAGCTTCTCATGTAGGATATGTTCTTGATGTTCCATCTATCGGTTGTGCTAAGAAAATACTTGTAGGTGTTTATAAAGAACCAGATAAAAAAAGAGGTTCTTTTGAATATATCTATATTGACAATGAGATTGTTGGGGCTGTGGTGAGGACTAAAGATAATGTAAAGCCTGTTTTTGTATCTTTAGGGCATAAGATTTCTTTAAGTACCTCTATTGAGATTATACTAAAAACTTCTACTAAGTATCGACTACCAGAGCCGGTAAGGTTAGCTCATATCTATAGCAAAAAGGCATTAAACTTTGAAATAAAAGGAGAGCTTCTTTAAAGTTTCAATTTCTTCTCTTCTTCCTAATTTTGCATTTTTTATTGCTTTTTCTAAGAGCTCTATGGTTTTATCGTAATTTTCTCTATCTACTGGGTATGGGTGTCCATCCTTCCCTCCATGGGCAAAAGAAAATCTTGCAGGATCCTTTATGCTGGCTGGGGTATTATAAACAAGTTCGCTTATAAGGGTTAAGGCTCTTAAGGTTTTAGATCCTACACCTTCTTTTAGTAGTACTTCTTGGAAATCTTTGGGTGGAGCCTCATAGGTCTTTAACAAGATTGTTTTTAGGTTTTCGGGTCTTATCTCCTTAGGAGTTATAGGATGGTAAGATGGAAGTTTTAATGAAACTTCATTCCATAGTTTTAGGACCTTATCGGGTTTTTCATTCATAAGTTGTGTAATCACTTCTTGCGCTGGTTTACTTTCTTTTGCTACCAAATTTATGACATAGTTTTCGAACTTCTGAGTGATTATTCCTTTATGGGGTTCCTCAATAAAACTTTTTACCTCTTCTCCAAGCCAATGATATCTTCTTGCAAAATTGTTATTCTCATTCATACCTTGCTGTATAACACACCAATTTCCTTCTTTGGTGAAAATCAAAAGATGGTGATAAAGCTGGTATCCATCTTGTATGGCATTGTTATCAACTCTAGCCACCGTTCTGCTTACAAGAATCCATTTTTGAGGATCAAAACCCTCTTTTTCTGCTAATCTTTTTATTTCTTCTGGAGTATTCAGACCAGCCTTACCTTTTCCGCCTACAATATATAGGCCTATTTCATGAGAAAGTTCTCCTAATCCTTCTTTTAAAGCAGCACCTGTAGTAGTGGTAAGGCCGCTTGAGTGCCAGTCAAAACCTAATACACAACCTAAGGCTTGAAACCAGAAAGGATCAGATAATTTTTTTAAAAGTTCATCTATTTTGTTTTCGACGGCAAAGAGAAGAATAATTTCTCTTGAAAGCTTTTTCATTCTTTGAAAAAGCCAAAATGGGGCTTTTCCTGAATGGAGAGGTAATTCTGCAATTTCTCTTTTAAGCATAATCAATTATAATTATACCTAAAGCCTTTGTTAAAAAGAAGGGAGAAATGTAAATTATGAAAAAAAGAACAGTTTTCTTTACTACTATCTTCACTATTTTATTAATGATAGTTATGTTTTCTCTTCTTTCTCTTGGAAAGGAAAACTCACCTAAATTTCCCCGTGGAAGGCTTTTAATAACACAAGGGGATAAATCTCTTGAGATACCTATTGAGATAGCTGATCGAGATGAGTTATGGACTTTAGGACTTATGTATAGAAAAAGTATCCCTTGGGAGTATGGAATGCTTTTTGTATTCCCTTATGATACAAATGCTGGATTTTGGATGAAAAATACTTATGTTCCTCTTGATATAGCTTTTATTTTGGAGGATGGCACTATTATAAATATACAAAGAATGGAGCCATGTAAGGATGAATTAAACTGTCCTATTTACTTTAGTCCTAAGCCTTATAGATATGCTTTAGAGGTTAGAGCTGGCTTTTTTGAGAGGTATGGTTTCTCGGTAGGAGCAAAGATCAAATATTGGAGAGAATAATTGACTTTTAGGGTAAAATTTTCTATGCTTTAAAAGATATTTTTAAATCTTCGGAAAGGAGGTCTTAAAAATGAGCGCACCAAAAATTGATAGAGATCTTTGCATTGGATGTGGGGTTTGTGCTTCTTTATGTCCTGATGTATTTGAAATTGATGAAGAAGGAAAAGCTGTAGTAAGAGAAGGGGCAGATTGTGAATCCGCAGGATGCTGTCAAGATGCTGCCGATTCTTGTCCAGTAGGAGCTATAACTCTTTAATTTTTATATTACTTAAAAATGGTTTTAAGAGGGGGGGGTTTTCCTCCCTCTTATTTAATTTAGGGGGTAGTAAAAGTGATATCTAAAAGCATAGCTGAAGAAATTCTTGAAATTTCCTTAAGCAAAGGTGGAGATTTTTCGGAATTATTTTTTGAGGTTAGTAATTCTCTTTATTTTTATTTTGACGATAATAAGTTAGAGGAAGCAGTAGCGGGAGAAGATGTAGGAGTAGGTTTAAGGGTAATATTAGGAGACAGAACTTTTTATGGATATACTACTGATATTTCATTGATGGGATTGAGAAAACTTGCCAAGAATTTAGCGGAAGCTGTGTTTCAAGGAGATAAAGATATAAAAGTTGTCCTATCTGAGAAAGATGAGTATGGCATAAGGCCTTTAAAGGATATAGGAAGTTTTGAGATAAAAGAAGGAAAAGATATTTTGAAGATTATGAATGAAAAGGCAAGGGGTTACGATTCAAGGATAGTTCAATTTACTTCTGTGATAAGGACTGTAGATCAGAAGATTCTTATTGCAAACACAGAGGGGGATTTTATTGAAGATAGGAGAGTAAGAACTGCGGTTTATGGACTTTCCGTTGGGTCTTATAATGGAATTATTCAAACAGGATATGAGACGGTTGCAGGTACGGTAGGTTGGGAGCTGCTTACTGAAGAAGTTATTAATAAAATCCCATACGAGGCTTCAAGAAGGGCTATTCTACTCCTTGAAGCCAAAGAAGCTCCGGCTGGAGTTATGCCAGTGGTTATATCTTCAAAGGCTGGAGGTGTTCTAATACACGAAGCTGTTGGACATGGTCTTGAAGCTGATTTGGTTGATAAGGGAGTCTCAGTGTACAAAGGAAAGATTGGAGAAAAGGTAGCTTCAGAGCTGGTTACTATGGTAGATGCAGGTGTTCTTGAAGGAATGTACGGCTCTTCAGCAGTGGACGATGAAGGAGTAAAAACTAATTATAATGTTCTAATTGATAGGGGTATTTTGAAGGGATATATGCATTCAAGAATTACCGCAAAAAAGTTCAATGTTCGTCCTTCAGGAAATGGGAGAAGACAAAATTTTCGATATCCTCCTATTCCTCGAATGACTAATACCTTCATTCTTCCAGGAGAAAGTAAAGTAGAAGATATGTTACAAAGATTAGAGAGAGGAATATATGTGGTAAAGATGGGAGGAGGTCAGGTAGATACAACCTCTGGAGATTTTGTTTTTGGAATTGAAGAGGGTTATCTTGTAATAAATGGTGAAATTAAACATCCAATAAGAGGTGCAACATTAATAGGAAATGGACCTAAGATTTTAGAAAAGATTGAAATGATTGGAAATGATATTGGTTTTGCTCCTGGTACTTGTGGAAAAGACGGGCAAGGAGTTCCTGTAACCGATGGTATGCCTACTCTTTTTATATCTGAGATTACTATTGGGGGTACAGAGAAAGGAGAGTAATTTTCATGACCGTTGATTTATTTAAATTAATTGAGGATTTAAGAAAACAAAAAATAGAGTGTGAAATATTTTTTCAAGAAAGAGAAAAAAGTACTTTAGTAATCTCTAGGCAGGAGGTTGAAAATTATCAAATTTCTAGGGAGTATGGCATTGGGGTAAGGGTTATAAAAGATGGTAAACATGGATTTTCTTATACTACCAATTTAGATAAGATAGATGAAACAATACAGAGAGCAATTGAACTTTCTCAGGTAATGGAAGAAGATGAGAATTGGAAATTTTCTAAAGATTTAGATCTTAAAGATTTTAAGTACTATCCTGAAGAGCCATCCTTTCAAGAAAAAATAAAAAGATTGGTAGAGTTAGAAAAAGAAATCTATTCAAAAGATAAAAGAGTAAAAACTGTGAGAAATATTGTTTGGGAGAAAACAACGGACAATAATAGAATAATAAGTACAACGGGTTTATCTTTGGAATATAATCAACAGTACCAGTATATATATACAGAGATTGGTGCTTCTGATGGGACTAATGAAAGAAGTGGATTTGAATTTGATGTGGCTAGGAGTTGGAATGAGCTTGAATTTGATAAATTAGTTGAAAAGGTGGTTTGGCAGGCCACAAGTTTATTGGGAGCATTGCCCAAGAAGACGCAAAGTGTAGACATAATTCTTCCTGCAGAAAGAGCCAGTGAATTTTTAGAGCTTATTTCTGAACTATTTTCTGCAGAGAATGTTCAAAAAGGAAAGTCTGTATTAAAGGGATTGTTAGGTGAGAGTGTGGCTTCTCCAATTTTGAGTATTGTAGAGGATCCTCTTTCTGAAAAAGCTTTGATTCCTAGACTTTTTGACGATGAAGGAATAAAGACTTATCAAAAATATTTCATAAGAAATGGTGTACTGGAGAATTTTGCTTATAATGTCTATAGCGCTAATAAGGAGGGTAAAAATTCTACTGGTAATGGGGTTAGGGGCTCTTTTAAGTCTTTGCCCCAGGTTGATTATTTTAATCTGTACATTGAGCCTAGAGATAAGAGTGAAGATGAGCTTATAAAATCAGTGAGAAATGGGGTTTATGTTATTTCTTTAATGGGGCTCCATCTTGCAGATACAATCTCTGGAGATTTTTCCTTAGGAATCGAGGGTTTATGGATAAAAGATGGAGAATTAGCAGAACCTGTTGCAGAGATGACTATTTCAGGTAATTTGAAGGATTTTTTAAAAAATATAACTGGCATTGGTAATAAATTAGACCTCAAAGGTAATATAAATTCACCTATGTTAAAGCTTGAAGATATCACATTAGCAGGAAAATAATTTTTAAGGGGAGGATTTTCTTATGGTAAAGATGTTTTCTTCTCAAGATTTAATTGAAATGGCTATACACATTGAAGAAGAAGGAGAAAAATTTTATGAATTAATGGGATCAAAGGTAGAAGATGAAGAATTGAAAAAATTATTTAGCTATCTTGCTTTAGAAGAAAAAAGACATGCCTTAGCTTTTAAGGAAATTTACTCTCGTTTGGAGAATGAAGGCTTTGTTTCTGCTTATCCTGATCAGGAAGCTAATAAATATTTGCATGCTTTTGTAGATTCTCAAATTTTTATTGATTGGGATAAGCTTTCTACAAGAACAGTATGGAGTTTATCAGAAGTATTAGATCTTGCTATAAGTTTAGAAAAAGACTCTATTCTCTTTTATTATGAAATGGAAAAATATATTCCTGAAAAGGATAAAAACATCCTGTATGAAATAATAAAACAGGAGAAGATGCATCTTTCTCAGCTTACTGAATTTAAGAAAGGTATAAAGAATTAGTCTTTCAATTTATATAACATTTCTTCAGAAAGTTCTCCTTTAAATACTTCTTCTACTGGTCCAATAAGATTTACGGACCAGTCAGGGTTTATTCTTATGTGTAATGTTCCTCCAGGCATGATTACTTCGACTTGATTATTGACTAATCCCTTTCTATATGCTGCTGATGCTGCTGCACAAGAACTACTCCCTGATGCAAGAGTATATCCTGCTCCTCTTTCCCAAATTCTTATCTCTATTTTATTTGAATCTAAAACCTTAACCATTTGTACATTAATTCTATTGGGAAATATTGGATTATTTTCTATTTTAGGCCCTAAAGATTTAATCTTTTCTTCATCAATTTCGTCTACAAAGAAGACACAATGAGGGTTTCCAATAGAAAGGCATGTAATTTTTAAAATTTCACCATTAATTTTTAATTCCTCATCTATCACCTCTCTTTCTGGGCCAGCAACAGGAATCTCAGAACTTCTAAAGGTAACTTTCCCCATTTCTACTTCAATGGTTTTTGCTCTTCCATTTTGTTCTTCTATTACGGAGGCTTTTACTTTTCCTCCTAAAGTGTATATGAAGAACTCTTTCTCAGTAGTATATTTATAATCGTAAATATACTTTGCAAGAATTCTTATACCATTTCCACTTTTTTCTGCTTCGCTTCCATCGGGATTGAATATTCTTACTTTAAATTCTTGATTGTTTATTTTTTCAAGAACAAGTATACCATCAGAGCCAACTCCACGATTTCTATCGCATATTAGACGTATGTTTTTCTCGGTTAAGGGGAAGTTTATTTGAGTTTTATCAAAGACAATATAATCATTTCCAAGTCCATGGCTCTTTACAAACTCTACCATAAATTACCTCCTTGTCTTAGTGTATTTTTGATAATTTATTTTTATCAGATTCTTCTTTTTTGTAAAGATTTCTTTGGGAGATAAAATGATAAAATTAGAAAGAGGAAAATTTTCCAGAAAGGAGAAAGATTATTATGCTTTTTGGAGAACTTGCTCAATATTTTGAAAGAATAGAGAAAACTACTAAAAGGAATGAGATGATGGAGATTCTTGCAGATCTTTTTAGAAAAGTTGACAAAGAAGAAATTGATAAAATTATCTACTTGTTAAACGGAAGAGTTGCTCCTGATTATGAAAAAATTGAGTTTGGAATGTCAGATAAGTTGGTTTTAAGAGCTATGGCCTTAGCATTGAAGATTCCTTTATTAGAGCTTGAAAGATCTTATAAGGAAGTAGGAGATTTAGGAGAATTGGTAGTTAAGTATTCCAAAAATGAAGGAAAAGACTTAACTGTTGTAGAGACTTTTAACACTTTATATGATATTGCAAACTTGTCAGGTGAAGGAAGTGTAGACGCTAAGGTAAATAGGCTTGCTTTTTTAATAAACTCTTTGACACCTCAAGGAGGAAAATATTTAGTAAGAATCGTTTTGGGTAAATTAAGACTTGGAGTTGGTGAGCCAACAATTATGGATGCTTTATCTTTTGCAAAAGTGAAAGATAAAGGTTTGAGGCCTTTCATTGAGAGGGCTTTTAATATTACTTCTGATTTGGGATACGTGGCTAAGGTCTTCTGGGAAGGCGGAGTTGAGGCACTAAAAAGGATAAAAGTTCAGGTAGGAAGACCAATAAGAATGGCTCTTGCAGAAAGAGTATCACGGGCAGAAGAGATTATAAAAAGGCTTGGGAAATGTGCTGTAGAGCCTAAATTTGATGGTTTTAGATGTCAGATTCATAAAAAGGAAAATAGTGTAAGAATTTTCTCGAGAAATTTAGAAGATAACACATATATGTTTCCAGATTTGGTTGAAGCTGTTTTAAAGCAATTTCCTGATAGGGATGTTATTATAGAAGGAGAGGCGATATCATATAATCCAGAGACGGGTGAATTTTATCCATTTCAAGTCACAGTGCAGAGAAAAAGAAAATATAACATATCTGAAATGGTGGAATTATATCCTTTACAGCTTTTTGCCTTTGATATCCTATATTTAGATGGAGAAGATACAACTTCTTTACCTTACATAAGAAGAAGACAAAAATTAGAAGAAGCTTTAGTAGAAGGCGAGAAGATTTCTATTACTAAAAATATAATTACTAATGATCCAAAAGAAATTCAATCTTTTTTTGAGGAGTGTATTACTGAAGGCTTGGAAGGAATAGTTGCAAAAAGATTAGATGCTCCATATCAGGCAGGAATGAGAAACTTTAACTGGATAAAATTAAAGAGATCTTATCAAGGACATCTGGCAGACACGGTAGATTGTGTTATCTTAGGATATTTTAAAGGAAGAGGGCATAGAGCTAAGTTTGGAATAGGTGCTCTTCTTGTAGGAGTATATGATGATGAGAGAGATCTTTTTAAAACTATAGCTAAAATAGGTACAGGGCCTACAGAAGAGGAATGGGTAAAATTTAGAGAAATACTTGATGAAATAAAGGTAGAAAAGAGGCCTAATAATGTAGAGTCTTTCATTGAACCTGATGTTTGGGTAGAGCCTAAATACGTGGTGGTAGTTCAGGCGGATGAAATAACAAGGAGTCCTGTACATACTTGTGGAAGGGAATTAGATGGACTTGGATATGCCTTGAGATTCCCTAGGGTTCAAGGATTTGTTAGAGAAGATAAAGGTCCATATGATGCTACTACTGTGAAAGAAATTTTAGAGATGTTTAGAAATCAAAAGAAAGAAAAAGTAGAAGAGGACTCAGATTTATTATAGGTTAAAAAAATAAAAATACCCTCTTGCAAAGGGTAAGGGGTTTGTGATAGAATTTAAAGCGCCCGAGGGAAAGGGCGGATGAACCTTGGACAAAGGGAGAGAGAAGGAAGAAGGGAAAAGAGGAAAGGGAAGCGGTCGTAATAGATAAAGAGCGAGGATTAAACCTTCCGAGAGGAAGGTTATATTTATTATAACCGGATGGAGGGTTTGATCCTGGCTCAGGACGAACGCTGGCGGCGTGCCTAAGGCATGCAAGTCGAGCGGTAGCTCCTATTGGTTTATGCCGATAGGAGTGAGAGCGGCGCACGGGTGAGTAACACGTAGGTAACCTACCCCAGAGAGGGGGATAACACCTCGAAAGGGGTGCTAAACCCCCATATACTTACCGAGCGATATGCTCAGGTAAGGAAAGAGTATAGAGGGGTAACCCTCTATGCTGCTCTGGGATGGGCCTGCGGCCTATCAGCTAGTTGGTGGGGTAATGGCCCACCAAGGCTAAGACGGGTAGCCGGCCTGAGAGGGTGGTCGGCCACACTGGGACTGAGACACGGCCCAGACTCCTACGGGAGGCAGCAGCCGGGAATCTTCCGCA
Coding sequences:
- a CDS encoding TldD/PmbA family protein, with the protein product MISKSIAEEILEISLSKGGDFSELFFEVSNSLYFYFDDNKLEEAVAGEDVGVGLRVILGDRTFYGYTTDISLMGLRKLAKNLAEAVFQGDKDIKVVLSEKDEYGIRPLKDIGSFEIKEGKDILKIMNEKARGYDSRIVQFTSVIRTVDQKILIANTEGDFIEDRRVRTAVYGLSVGSYNGIIQTGYETVAGTVGWELLTEEVINKIPYEASRRAILLLEAKEAPAGVMPVVISSKAGGVLIHEAVGHGLEADLVDKGVSVYKGKIGEKVASELVTMVDAGVLEGMYGSSAVDDEGVKTNYNVLIDRGILKGYMHSRITAKKFNVRPSGNGRRQNFRYPPIPRMTNTFILPGESKVEDMLQRLERGIYVVKMGGGQVDTTSGDFVFGIEEGYLVINGEIKHPIRGATLIGNGPKILEKIEMIGNDIGFAPGTCGKDGQGVPVTDGMPTLFISEITIGGTEKGE
- a CDS encoding TldD/PmbA family protein codes for the protein MTVDLFKLIEDLRKQKIECEIFFQEREKSTLVISRQEVENYQISREYGIGVRVIKDGKHGFSYTTNLDKIDETIQRAIELSQVMEEDENWKFSKDLDLKDFKYYPEEPSFQEKIKRLVELEKEIYSKDKRVKTVRNIVWEKTTDNNRIISTTGLSLEYNQQYQYIYTEIGASDGTNERSGFEFDVARSWNELEFDKLVEKVVWQATSLLGALPKKTQSVDIILPAERASEFLELISELFSAENVQKGKSVLKGLLGESVASPILSIVEDPLSEKALIPRLFDDEGIKTYQKYFIRNGVLENFAYNVYSANKEGKNSTGNGVRGSFKSLPQVDYFNLYIEPRDKSEDELIKSVRNGVYVISLMGLHLADTISGDFSLGIEGLWIKDGELAEPVAEMTISGNLKDFLKNITGIGNKLDLKGNINSPMLKLEDITLAGK
- a CDS encoding ferritin-like domain-containing protein, translating into MVKMFSSQDLIEMAIHIEEEGEKFYELMGSKVEDEELKKLFSYLALEEKRHALAFKEIYSRLENEGFVSAYPDQEANKYLHAFVDSQIFIDWDKLSTRTVWSLSEVLDLAISLEKDSILFYYEMEKYIPEKDKNILYEIIKQEKMHLSQLTEFKKGIKN
- the dapF gene encoding diaminopimelate epimerase — protein: MVEFVKSHGLGNDYIVFDKTQINFPLTEKNIRLICDRNRGVGSDGILVLEKINNQEFKVRIFNPDGSEAEKSGNGIRILAKYIYDYKYTTEKEFFIYTLGGKVKASVIEEQNGRAKTIEVEMGKVTFRSSEIPVAGPEREVIDEELKINGEILKITCLSIGNPHCVFFVDEIDEEKIKSLGPKIENNPIFPNRINVQMVKVLDSNKIEIRIWERGAGYTLASGSSSCAAASAAYRKGLVNNQVEVIMPGGTLHIRINPDWSVNLIGPVEEVFKGELSEEMLYKLKD
- a CDS encoding ATP-dependent DNA ligase, whose amino-acid sequence is MLFGELAQYFERIEKTTKRNEMMEILADLFRKVDKEEIDKIIYLLNGRVAPDYEKIEFGMSDKLVLRAMALALKIPLLELERSYKEVGDLGELVVKYSKNEGKDLTVVETFNTLYDIANLSGEGSVDAKVNRLAFLINSLTPQGGKYLVRIVLGKLRLGVGEPTIMDALSFAKVKDKGLRPFIERAFNITSDLGYVAKVFWEGGVEALKRIKVQVGRPIRMALAERVSRAEEIIKRLGKCAVEPKFDGFRCQIHKKENSVRIFSRNLEDNTYMFPDLVEAVLKQFPDRDVIIEGEAISYNPETGEFYPFQVTVQRKRKYNISEMVELYPLQLFAFDILYLDGEDTTSLPYIRRRQKLEEALVEGEKISITKNIITNDPKEIQSFFEECITEGLEGIVAKRLDAPYQAGMRNFNWIKLKRSYQGHLADTVDCVILGYFKGRGHRAKFGIGALLVGVYDDERDLFKTIAKIGTGPTEEEWVKFREILDEIKVEKRPNNVESFIEPDVWVEPKYVVVVQADEITRSPVHTCGRELDGLGYALRFPRVQGFVREDKGPYDATTVKEILEMFRNQKKEKVEEDSDLL